CCAAGTTCGACGCAGACCCGTGCAGCCTGCTCACCAAGGACCAGGCCGCCGCCGTCGTGGCCGACCCACCCAACGACATCCGCGCAAACAGGCGAACCACACTGCCCGCGTTTGGCTGCTCATGGACCAACCACGGCGGTGCACTCATCGAGGCCCTCAAGCCAGTCCAGAACCCGAGCACCCTCGCCGAACTGTCAGTGTCCCCCCTGAAGAAGGACGGCGAACTCGAGCCGTGGACCGAGACGTCGATCGCCGGCCTCCCTGCGGTCGTCTATCACGTGTTCCGGTTTATGGACGAGTGCTCCGTGTCCGTCCAAGTCACCGACGAGCAGATGCTCACCTTCGATGTCCAAGGAACGGACCTGCCCGGCAGCTACTGGGACAAAGACCGATGCGGCGGACTCTTGAAAATGGCCGAATTCGTGATCGGCAACCTCCGGCAGAACTGAAGCGCCCGGCAACACGCCGTCGGCGCCCTTAAGACCATATCTCAGTAGGTGATTTTCTTGTCGCAGGTGAGGGTGGCGGCGAGGGTGAGGAAGGCGCAGAAGTGGTGGCGTAGCGGTCGTATCGGGTGGCGAGGCGGTGATAGCCGAACAGCCAGGCGATGGCTCGTTCGATGACCCAGCGGTGTTTGCCGAGTTTCTTGCTTGACTCGATGCCTGTGCGGGCGATGCGGACCTTGATGCCGCGGTCGCGGACCCATGTCCGCAGTTCGGCCTGGTCGTAGGCCTTGTCGGCGTGCAGTTTCCCCGGCTTGCGCCGGCGGGGGGCCCGTCGGGATCTGATCGCGGGGATGGCCATCACGAGTGGTTTGAGAGCGTAGGAGTCGTTGGTGTTGGCCGCGGACACCGCCACCGCCAGGGGCAGCCCGGCACGGTCGGACAGGACATGGATCTTCGAACTGCTCTTGCCACGATCGACCGGGTTCGGGCCGGTCATGGATCCCCCATTTTGGCTCGAACGGAGGCTCCGTCACCGATCGCCCGAGACCAGTCGATCATGCCCTGGCCATCGAGTTCCTCGAGGACCGCGCGGTGCAGCCGGGGCCACAGACCAGCCTTGGTCCATTCGGTGAAACGGCGATGCGCGGTCGGCACCGTGACACCGAACGACGGCGGCAGATACCGCCACGCGCACCCGCTGGTCAGCACGAACACGATCGCCGTGAAAACCGCCGGTCATCCACCCGCGTCGGCCCACCACCCTGCGGACGAACCCCATGCTCCGGAATCAGCGGCTCCGCCAGCGCCCACAAACTCATCTGGCACCAGCCGCCGAGACAGATCATCCACAACCCAAGATCGTGCACCATGCACGACCAAGCCCCTACTGAGACACGCTCTAAGCTTCTAACCAGGCAGAACCACCAAGATTCCACCGCGCCCTGGCCGACGGCTGGGCCTACGCCCGCCTCTACACCTCAGAACACCAACGCCGAACCGCACTCCCAGGCTGGCTCCACTTCTACAATCACCACCGACCCCACAGCGCAATCGGCAACCAGCCACCCACCAGCCGACTCACCAACCTGCCTGGACACCACAACCAGACGTTGCTGGGCGCCATCGTGCAGGTCTCGCTCGATCCGCCGACGGGCCTGGTCGGCGGCGACGGCGATACGCGCGCGAGGCGATGAGGTCGGAGTAGAGCTGGGCATTGTCGAGAGAGACAGCGAGCTGCGCGGCGATGAGCCTGACGGCGTCGAGCCGTTCCGTGGCGGACGCGGCGCGCATGAGGCGGTTCTCCAGCACCAGCACCGCCCGCAGCGCGCCGCGGCCGAGGATCGGCATGGCCAGCAACGAACAGGCACCCAGGCCGGCGATGTACGGGTCACGGGCGAAGCGGTCATCGCGGGTGGCGTCGTCGACGATCAGGATCTCAGCCGTCCGCTGGACGTAGCGCACTGCCGTCCCACCGGTATCAGCGCTGGTCGGCCGGGGCGGGAACTGGCGCGATACAGTTCGGCCGGCCCGCATCGCCTACCCGGTGGCGGCGTACTATCGCCTACCCGGTGGCGGCGTACTGTAGAACCACGAGGAGGGCGCAGCCGGAGAAATCGGCAGGGAGGCTCTCGTGGATTACGAAATATTCGACCTTGGTACCGTCCGGTTGCAAGAAGGCGCCACACTCAGCGATGCCAAGCTCGCGTACAAGACATACGGCGAGCTCAACGGTGACAAGAGCAATGCGATCGTGTACCCAACGTGGTATTCCGGGCAGCACTACGACAATGAATGGCTGATCGGCGAGGGGATGGCGCTCGATCCGGCGAGATACTTCATCATCATTCCGAATATGCTGGGCAACGGGCTTTCCTCGTCGCCGAGCAACACGCCCGCGCCGCATGACCGCGCCTCGTTTCCCCGGGTGACAATGTATGACAACGTCCAGTTCCAGCACCGGCTGGTGACCGAGCGCTTCGGCATCGCAAAACTGGAGTTGGTCACCGGCTGGTCGATGGGCGCCGGGCAGACCTACCAGTGGGCGGTCAGCTTCCCCGACATGGTCAAGCGGATCCTGCCATTCTGCGGATCGGCAAAGACCAGCCTGCACAACTTCGTGTTCCTGGAAGGGGTCAGGACGGCGCTTACCGCGGACGCGGCCTACAACGGCGGCCGGTACGACAAGCAACCCGACATCGGGCTTCGCGCCCTGGCGCGGGTCTACGCCGGGTGGGGCTTCTGCCAGCAGTTCTACCGGGAGAAGATCTACGAGCGCGAGCCACTGGGCTACGCGTCCTTGGAAGACTTCCTCGTGGCCTTCTGGGAGGGCCTGTTCCTCAAGCGCGACGCGAACAACCTACTGGGCATGCTGTGGACCTGGCAGCACGCCGACATCGGCAACACGCCGGGAAAGCGCAGCCTCGAGGACGCGCTCGGCGCGATCCGGGCGCCCGCGATCGTGATGCCGGCGCAGCAGGACCTGTACTTCCCGCCCGAGGACAACGAGTGGGAAGTCAAGCACATGCACCGGGCGGAACTGCGCGTCATCCCGGGAGCGTGGGGACATTTCGCCGGTGGCGGCCTCAACCCGGAAGACACCCGGTTCATCGACAACGGCCTGAAGGAACTGCTCGCCACGGAAGTCTGATCGGCCTGGCCTCGGCGCCGTTCCACCCGGTCCGTGTCGAGAGCAGTCCTGCGCAGTCTGGAGGTAGCATCATGACCAGCGCAGAATATGCACAACGAACCACTCCTCCGGGAAGCGCCCCGGAAGTGCCGCCGCCGCGGGTGGGTGA
The sequence above is a segment of the Amycolatopsis sp. 2-15 genome. Coding sequences within it:
- a CDS encoding DUF3558 domain-containing protein encodes the protein MGLLSGCGPAKPVRVLSQPPTPAQTGAPLPLSQVDRPVDLAKFDADPCSLLTKDQAAAVVADPPNDIRANRRTTLPAFGCSWTNHGGALIEALKPVQNPSTLAELSVSPLKKDGELEPWTETSIAGLPAVVYHVFRFMDECSVSVQVTDEQMLTFDVQGTDLPGSYWDKDRCGGLLKMAEFVIGNLRQN
- a CDS encoding GAF domain-containing protein; translation: MRAGRTVSRQFPPRPTSADTGGTAVRYVQRTAEILIVDDATRDDRFARDPYIAGLGACSLLAMPILGRGALRAVLVLENRLMRAASATERLDAVRLIAAQLAVSLDNAQLYSDLIASRAYRRRRRPGPSADRARPARWRPATSGCGVQAGW
- a CDS encoding alpha/beta fold hydrolase; this encodes MDYEIFDLGTVRLQEGATLSDAKLAYKTYGELNGDKSNAIVYPTWYSGQHYDNEWLIGEGMALDPARYFIIIPNMLGNGLSSSPSNTPAPHDRASFPRVTMYDNVQFQHRLVTERFGIAKLELVTGWSMGAGQTYQWAVSFPDMVKRILPFCGSAKTSLHNFVFLEGVRTALTADAAYNGGRYDKQPDIGLRALARVYAGWGFCQQFYREKIYEREPLGYASLEDFLVAFWEGLFLKRDANNLLGMLWTWQHADIGNTPGKRSLEDALGAIRAPAIVMPAQQDLYFPPEDNEWEVKHMHRAELRVIPGAWGHFAGGGLNPEDTRFIDNGLKELLATEV